From a region of the Myroides sp. JBRI-B21084 genome:
- a CDS encoding polysaccharide biosynthesis C-terminal domain-containing protein produces MSTQSPISNPQSLKKIGITGQDGFVGKHLYNTLGLKPEEFERIEFNIAYFQNEQLMDEFVAQCDVIVHLAAMNRHPDPEVIYHTNIELVNKLIQSLNNTGSKAHVLFSSSSQEERDNLYGRSKKEGRKLLIDWAEQSGGKFTGLIIPNVFGPFGQPNYNSFIATFCHKLTHGETPYIDNDGEVNLIYVGELVKEIIDQIQSKKSNYFYEIPYTATKTVSEVLSLLCDYKTKYFDGGEIPTINNTFEHNLFNTYRSYIDYKTHFPVKFTQHTDPRGAFVEVIRLGIGGQCSFSTTVPGITRGNHFHTRKIERFAVIKGKALIQLRKIDTDEVLDFYLDGNEPAYVDMPIWYTHNIKNIGEEELYTIFWINEAFNPETADTYFLEV; encoded by the coding sequence ATGAGTACCCAATCCCCAATTTCCAATCCCCAATCTCTTAAAAAGATTGGTATCACCGGTCAAGATGGTTTTGTAGGAAAACATTTATACAATACATTAGGTTTAAAACCGGAAGAATTTGAACGTATTGAATTCAATATCGCATACTTTCAGAATGAACAATTGATGGATGAATTTGTAGCTCAATGTGATGTTATTGTACATTTAGCTGCTATGAACCGCCATCCCGATCCTGAGGTTATCTACCATACCAATATTGAATTGGTAAATAAATTGATTCAATCTTTAAATAACACGGGTTCTAAAGCACATGTATTGTTTTCTTCTTCTTCTCAGGAAGAAAGAGATAATTTGTATGGAAGATCAAAAAAAGAGGGTAGGAAATTACTAATCGATTGGGCAGAACAATCGGGTGGTAAATTTACAGGATTAATTATTCCAAATGTGTTTGGTCCATTCGGACAACCAAACTATAATTCTTTTATCGCTACTTTTTGCCACAAACTAACCCACGGTGAAACACCGTATATTGATAATGATGGGGAAGTGAATTTAATTTATGTAGGTGAATTGGTGAAAGAAATCATCGATCAAATACAATCTAAAAAAAGCAATTATTTTTACGAAATCCCTTATACCGCTACTAAAACAGTGTCGGAAGTTTTGTCATTACTTTGTGATTATAAAACGAAATATTTTGATGGAGGTGAAATCCCAACAATCAATAATACCTTTGAGCACAACCTATTTAATACCTACAGATCTTATATCGATTATAAAACACATTTTCCAGTAAAATTTACCCAACATACAGATCCACGTGGCGCTTTTGTTGAAGTAATTCGTTTGGGGATTGGCGGGCAATGTTCTTTTTCAACCACTGTTCCGGGGATTACCCGCGGAAATCATTTTCATACCAGAAAAATTGAACGTTTTGCGGTAATCAAAGGAAAAGCTTTGATTCAATTGAGAAAAATCGATACCGATGAAGTATTGGATTTTTATTTAGATGGTAATGAACCGGCTTATGTAGATATGCCGATTTGGTACACCCACAACATCAAAAATATTGGAGAAGAAGAATTATATACCATTTTTTGGATCAACGAAGCTTTTAATCCTGAAACCGCAGATACGTATTTCTTGGAAGTGTAA
- a CDS encoding GxxExxY protein, with translation MFIMHENDLSYIIRGCIFKVYNATGPGLLESAYEMALAYELRKSGLEVETQVGLPFQYESIQLDLCYRLDILVNKKVIIEIKSVESLTDVHFKQLTTYLKLADKRLGILVNFNTSKIDSSIKRIVNNL, from the coding sequence ATGTTTATTATGCATGAAAACGATTTATCATATATAATTCGGGGATGTATTTTCAAGGTTTATAATGCTACAGGACCTGGTTTATTAGAATCTGCTTATGAAATGGCTTTAGCTTATGAACTAAGAAAATCAGGACTAGAAGTTGAAACTCAAGTAGGATTACCCTTTCAGTACGAATCAATACAGCTAGATTTATGTTATAGGTTAGATATTTTGGTAAACAAAAAAGTAATCATAGAAATTAAATCGGTAGAATCGCTTACTGACGTCCATTTTAAACAATTGACAACATATTTGAAATTGGCAGATAAAAGGTTAGGAATATTGGTTAATTTTAACACATCAAAAATTGATAGTTCTATCAAACGAATTGTAAATAATCTATAA
- the wecB gene encoding non-hydrolyzing UDP-N-acetylglucosamine 2-epimerase: MKKLKVMTVVGTRPEIIRLSRVLMALDASNAVEHIIVHTGQNYDYELNQIFFEDLGLRKPDYFLEAAGKTATETVGNILIKIDPLLEELKPDAFLVLGDTNSCLCAIPAKKRHIPIFHMEAGNRCFDQRVPEETNRKIVDHTADINLTYSDIAREYLLREGLPADRIIKTGSPMFEVLHHYLPQIDASNVLVKLKLEEGKFFVVSSHREENINSEKNFRGLMASLNAIAEKYQYPIIVSTHPRTQNMIDKMQIEMRPEIQFLKPLGFHDYNALQKRAFAVLSDSGTISEESSILNFRALNIRQAHERPEAMEEASVMMVGLSPERILQGLVQLEKQIVGDRSLLISNSKSPIPNFRPVSDYSMPNVSEKVVRIIISYTDYIKRTVWSEEI, encoded by the coding sequence ATGAAAAAATTAAAAGTAATGACGGTGGTAGGAACCCGTCCTGAAATCATCAGATTATCACGAGTATTAATGGCTTTAGATGCTTCGAATGCAGTAGAGCATATCATTGTTCATACTGGACAAAATTATGATTACGAATTAAACCAAATCTTTTTTGAAGATTTAGGGCTTCGTAAACCGGATTATTTCTTGGAAGCAGCCGGAAAAACAGCGACAGAAACCGTAGGGAATATTTTAATTAAAATAGATCCATTATTAGAAGAATTAAAACCCGATGCATTTTTGGTGTTGGGTGATACGAACTCTTGTTTATGTGCGATTCCTGCAAAAAAACGTCACATCCCAATCTTTCACATGGAAGCAGGAAACCGTTGTTTCGACCAAAGAGTACCTGAAGAAACCAACCGTAAGATTGTGGATCACACCGCAGATATTAATTTAACATACTCTGATATTGCCAGAGAATATCTTTTAAGAGAAGGTCTTCCTGCCGATAGAATTATCAAGACAGGTTCGCCTATGTTTGAAGTTTTACATCATTATCTTCCGCAGATTGATGCGTCGAATGTTTTAGTAAAACTTAAATTAGAGGAAGGTAAATTCTTTGTAGTATCTTCACACAGAGAAGAAAACATCAATTCTGAAAAGAATTTTAGAGGATTAATGGCTTCTTTAAATGCAATTGCAGAAAAATACCAATATCCGATTATCGTGTCAACACATCCGCGTACTCAGAATATGATTGATAAAATGCAGATAGAGATGCGACCTGAAATTCAGTTTTTAAAACCATTGGGTTTCCATGATTATAATGCATTGCAAAAAAGAGCCTTTGCCGTATTATCAGATTCGGGTACCATTTCAGAAGAATCTTCTATATTGAATTTCAGAGCTTTAAATATCCGTCAGGCACACGAACGCCCAGAAGCTATGGAAGAAGCAAGCGTAATGATGGTTGGTTTGTCTCCCGAAAGAATTTTACAGGGTTTGGTACAATTGGAAAAACAAATTGTTGGAGATAGAAGTTTACTAATTTCTAATTCCAAATCTCCAATCCCTAATTTTAGACCCGTTTCGGATTATTCGATGCCGAATGTGTCTGAAAAAGTGGTGCGTATCATTATTTCTTATACAGATTATATTAAAAGAACCGTTTGGTCGGAAGAAATTTAA
- a CDS encoding glycosyltransferase family 4 protein, with protein MNILFLTLVEINSIEDRGIYHDLLRKFRNEGHDVNIVTPVERRKGISTNFCQKEGVSILQVKTFNIQKTNIIEKGIGTLAIEYQYLSAIKKHFSNKKFDLVLYSTPPITFAKVIEFVKKRDHAKSYLLLKDIFPQNAVDMFMLKKNSFLHKQFVKKEKKLYQISDTIGCMSPANANFVLEHNPEIEESKVEVNPNTIEPKVFISSNEQKNAMRKKYGVPIDKKVLVYGGNLGKPQGLEFLLDTIKSTINKHAYFLIVGDGTEFIRIKKWFEKINPTNAKLIQRLPKEDYDNLLVTCDVGLIFLDKNFKIPNFPSRLLSYLEMRMPVIAATDSNTDIGDIIEKAHCGYKVIAGNQEEMQRKLNFLLNQDLNKLGENAEKLLLDEYTVDKSYKLIIEKIK; from the coding sequence ATGAACATACTGTTTTTAACTTTAGTTGAAATTAATTCTATAGAAGATAGAGGTATCTATCATGATTTGTTACGTAAATTTCGTAACGAAGGTCATGATGTAAACATCGTTACTCCCGTTGAAAGAAGAAAAGGGATTTCAACAAATTTTTGTCAAAAAGAAGGTGTTTCAATTCTTCAAGTTAAAACTTTTAATATTCAAAAAACCAATATCATTGAAAAAGGTATCGGAACTTTGGCTATCGAATATCAATATCTTTCTGCGATTAAAAAACACTTTTCTAACAAAAAATTTGATTTGGTTCTATATTCTACACCACCTATTACTTTTGCTAAAGTTATTGAATTTGTAAAGAAAAGAGACCATGCAAAATCGTATTTGCTTTTAAAAGATATTTTTCCACAGAACGCTGTTGATATGTTTATGCTTAAAAAAAATAGTTTTTTGCATAAACAGTTTGTAAAAAAGGAAAAAAAACTTTATCAAATTTCTGATACTATAGGATGCATGTCTCCTGCAAATGCAAATTTTGTTTTAGAACATAATCCCGAGATTGAAGAAAGCAAAGTTGAGGTGAATCCGAACACTATTGAGCCCAAAGTTTTTATTAGTTCCAATGAACAAAAAAATGCTATGCGTAAAAAGTATGGAGTACCTATTGATAAAAAAGTATTAGTATATGGAGGTAATTTAGGAAAACCACAAGGTTTAGAATTTTTATTAGATACTATAAAAAGTACAATTAATAAACATGCTTATTTTTTAATTGTTGGTGATGGTACTGAATTTATAAGAATTAAAAAATGGTTTGAGAAAATAAATCCTACAAATGCAAAATTAATACAACGTTTACCGAAAGAAGATTATGATAATTTACTTGTAACTTGTGATGTTGGATTGATTTTTTTAGATAAAAATTTTAAAATACCTAATTTTCCTTCCAGATTACTTTCATATTTAGAGATGAGAATGCCGGTAATTGCAGCTACAGATTCTAATACTGATATTGGAGATATTATTGAAAAAGCTCATTGCGGATATAAGGTAATAGCTGGAAATCAAGAAGAAATGCAAAGAAAATTAAATTTCTTATTAAACCAAGATTTAAATAAATTAGGTGAGAATGCAGAGAAATTATTATTAGATGAATATACAGTTGACAAATCATATAAATTGATTATAGAAAAAATAAAATAA
- a CDS encoding sugar transferase — MYKNYFKRLFDFFAAFFGLLLLSPIFIVVMIGLYIANQGKPFFFQARPGKDERIFKIVKFKTMNDKKDAQGNLLSDADRLTPIGAFVRKTSLDEIPQLINVLKGDMSLIGPRPLLPQYLPLYNETQKRRHNVRPGITGWAQVNGRNAITWKRKFELDVEYVDNLSFIMDVKVFLMTFKKVFKSDGISQEGQATAEAFNGNN; from the coding sequence ATGTACAAAAACTATTTTAAACGCCTTTTTGATTTTTTTGCAGCCTTTTTTGGGTTGTTATTACTCAGTCCGATATTTATAGTAGTGATGATAGGTTTGTATATTGCCAATCAAGGTAAACCATTCTTTTTTCAAGCACGACCAGGTAAAGACGAGCGCATTTTTAAAATTGTTAAGTTCAAAACTATGAACGATAAAAAAGATGCACAAGGCAATCTGTTATCCGATGCCGACCGTTTAACACCGATAGGCGCATTTGTACGTAAAACCTCGTTAGATGAAATTCCGCAGTTGATTAATGTATTAAAAGGCGATATGAGCTTAATAGGACCACGCCCTTTGTTGCCACAATATTTACCTCTCTACAATGAAACACAGAAACGCAGACATAACGTGCGTCCCGGTATAACAGGTTGGGCACAAGTGAATGGTAGAAATGCCATAACATGGAAAAGAAAATTTGAATTAGATGTGGAATACGTAGATAATTTAAGTTTTATAATGGATGTAAAAGTGTTCTTGATGACCTTTAAAAAAGTTTTTAAAAGCGATGGAATCAGTCAAGAGGGGCAAGCAACAGCTGAGGCTTTTAATGGAAATAATTAG
- a CDS encoding NeuD/PglB/VioB family sugar acetyltransferase — protein MKDIAIFGAGGFGREVKTIIDTINRKMPNTYNFIGFYDDGIDKGTIVNGYPVLGGIKELNELRTALCLSVSIGDPKIKKIILNKIDNPNIVFPAIIHPNSSISNEDVEIGRGSIVCEGTILTCNIKIGEFVIFNLMCTVGHDTIIDSYCAFMPSVNISGEVHIKDSVYVGTGAKIINLLNIGENTIIGAGAVVSKSLPANCTAVGIPAKPIKFHE, from the coding sequence ATGAAAGATATAGCAATTTTTGGAGCTGGTGGTTTTGGACGTGAAGTTAAAACCATTATTGATACAATTAATCGTAAAATGCCCAATACCTATAACTTTATTGGTTTTTACGATGATGGCATTGACAAAGGAACTATTGTAAATGGTTATCCAGTCTTAGGGGGAATCAAAGAATTAAACGAATTACGGACTGCATTATGTCTAAGCGTTTCAATTGGAGATCCAAAAATTAAAAAGATTATTTTAAATAAAATTGATAATCCTAATATCGTTTTTCCTGCAATTATTCATCCAAATTCATCAATTTCTAATGAAGATGTTGAAATTGGTAGAGGTTCAATTGTTTGTGAAGGAACAATACTTACTTGCAATATTAAAATTGGAGAGTTTGTTATTTTTAATTTAATGTGTACGGTAGGACATGATACGATTATTGATAGTTATTGTGCTTTTATGCCGTCTGTTAATATTTCCGGTGAAGTTCATATTAAAGATAGTGTCTATGTAGGAACAGGTGCAAAGATAATTAATTTGTTAAATATAGGCGAGAATACAATTATTGGTGCTGGGGCAGTTGTATCAAAATCATTACCTGCGAACTGTACTGCAGTAGGTATTCCGGCCAAGCCTATAAAATTTCATGAATAG
- a CDS encoding aminotransferase class I/II-fold pyridoxal phosphate-dependent enzyme, with translation MSTKIWLSSPHMGGNEQKYVNEAFEANWVAPLGPNVDGFEKDLEHFLNADVNVAALSAGTAALHLALVQCGVVHGDEVICQSMTFSASANPIAYCGATPVFIDSEIDTWNMCPIALKEAIEERIAKSKKPKAIIVVHLYGMPAKMDEILAIANQFDIPVIEDAAEALGSTYKGKACGTFGRFGILSFNGNKIITTSGGGALVCHTQEDKDKTVFLSTQARDNAPHYQHSEIGYNYRMSNIVAGIGRGQMEVLSSRVAARRKMHDFYTALFKDMDGVQVLTEPSSDFYSNHWLSAIVVNQEITGKTREDLRLALLEDNIESRPLWKPMHQQPVFANAPYYGTDISEKLFNNGLCLPSGSNLTDEERERIALKIQEFFSK, from the coding sequence ATGAGCACAAAAATATGGCTTTCTTCCCCACACATGGGCGGAAACGAACAAAAATATGTAAACGAAGCGTTTGAAGCCAATTGGGTAGCACCTTTGGGGCCAAATGTAGATGGTTTTGAAAAAGATTTAGAACATTTTTTAAATGCCGATGTGAACGTAGCAGCACTTTCGGCAGGTACGGCTGCTTTGCACTTGGCTTTGGTACAATGTGGCGTTGTACACGGAGATGAAGTCATTTGTCAAAGTATGACGTTTTCGGCTTCGGCTAACCCTATTGCGTATTGTGGGGCAACACCTGTTTTTATCGATTCAGAAATAGATACGTGGAACATGTGTCCAATTGCATTGAAGGAAGCCATTGAAGAGCGCATTGCAAAAAGCAAAAAACCTAAGGCGATCATTGTAGTACATTTATACGGCATGCCGGCTAAAATGGATGAAATTTTAGCAATTGCAAATCAGTTTGATATTCCGGTGATAGAAGATGCAGCAGAGGCTTTAGGTTCTACTTATAAAGGCAAAGCTTGTGGTACTTTTGGTCGTTTCGGAATTTTGTCGTTTAACGGTAATAAAATCATTACTACTTCGGGTGGTGGAGCTTTGGTTTGTCATACACAAGAAGATAAAGACAAAACCGTTTTTCTTTCAACCCAAGCGCGCGATAATGCACCTCATTACCAACACAGTGAAATTGGGTACAATTACCGTATGAGTAATATTGTAGCGGGAATTGGTCGCGGACAAATGGAGGTATTATCGAGTAGAGTAGCTGCACGTAGAAAAATGCACGATTTCTATACAGCACTTTTTAAAGATATGGATGGAGTACAAGTGCTTACGGAACCTTCTTCAGATTTCTATTCCAATCATTGGCTTTCTGCAATTGTTGTAAATCAGGAAATCACAGGAAAAACGCGAGAGGATTTGCGTTTAGCTTTGTTGGAAGATAATATTGAATCACGTCCGTTATGGAAGCCAATGCATCAGCAACCAGTTTTTGCAAATGCACCTTATTACGGAACCGATATTTCTGAAAAATTATTTAACAATGGACTTTGTTTACCATCGGGGTCAAATTTAACAGATGAAGAACGAGAACGCATTGCTTTAAAAATACAAGAATTCTTTTCAAAATAA
- a CDS encoding sulfite exporter TauE/SafE family protein: protein MKNISYFFLFLSLLAEVFGTIGGFGSSVFFVPIANFYFDFESVLGLTAIYHLSSNLSKIVLFKKGLDKKLLINIGIPSVLFVIIGGLLTKVFDNSFLKVFLGIFLVALALLFLIKKELIIPPLKRNALIGGSLSGFSAGLLGTGGAIRGLTMAAFNLEKSVFIATSAFIDFLIDFSRTFVYYYNGYIHKHDLIYVPFLIVIGIVGTAIGKKILNYIPQEQFKKISLSLILIIGVITFIDVVLR from the coding sequence ATGAAAAATATAAGTTATTTTTTTCTGTTTTTATCGTTACTTGCTGAAGTATTTGGAACGATAGGTGGTTTTGGTTCATCTGTATTTTTTGTGCCTATTGCCAATTTTTATTTCGATTTTGAATCGGTTTTGGGACTAACCGCTATCTATCATCTTTCCAGTAATTTAAGCAAAATTGTATTGTTCAAAAAAGGACTCGACAAAAAGCTTCTCATTAATATTGGAATTCCATCGGTGCTCTTTGTAATTATAGGTGGACTACTCACAAAGGTATTTGACAATTCGTTCCTTAAAGTTTTTCTAGGTATATTTTTAGTTGCTTTAGCACTTTTGTTTTTAATAAAAAAAGAATTGATTATACCCCCGTTAAAACGAAACGCACTCATAGGCGGTAGTTTGTCAGGGTTTTCTGCAGGACTTTTAGGAACAGGAGGTGCTATAAGAGGGTTAACAATGGCTGCATTTAATTTAGAAAAATCGGTTTTTATTGCTACCTCTGCTTTTATTGATTTCTTAATAGATTTTTCACGAACATTTGTTTATTACTACAACGGTTATATTCATAAACACGACTTAATTTATGTACCTTTTTTAATAGTAATTGGAATAGTAGGTACCGCAATTGGTAAAAAAATTCTGAATTATATTCCACAAGAACAATTTAAAAAAATATCACTTAGCCTTATATTAATAATTGGAGTAATTACTTTTATTGATGTGGTTTTGCGTTGA
- a CDS encoding TlpA disulfide reductase family protein, with protein MPNYFKYLFVLSPIYINAQHVIQVDLQENKNLNTFYLKQLKNYEWVTTDSVQINQNKINFTLPETNELIYISCKETPNFNLKLYNTKGKTTINYLLSSNTYTIKGASINEGLAAFENHMQPLNDKLAQLIENKPQIKNPSHLTFEERYAYTNHHNLVAAVKDEKDIETFNFIVNNKNNDYTNVLIKQKLKHVFEEKLYTHWGKLYAVLNDEQKNSEEGKKLAHFLKAYEEIKIGAKIIDFELPDTKNKTKTLYKNLGKYTIVDFWASWCAPCNEEYPVLVNLHKKYKSKGLKIVGVSLDNDKEQWIKTIKKEQLKWLHLSNLIGWDEPLLKTFKLTSIPYTIILNDKGEIIAKGLKGADLEATIDELFK; from the coding sequence ATGCCTAATTATTTTAAATATTTATTTGTACTATCACCCATTTATATAAATGCCCAACATGTAATTCAAGTTGATTTACAAGAAAACAAAAATTTAAACACATTTTACCTAAAACAACTTAAAAACTACGAATGGGTTACTACCGATAGCGTACAAATAAATCAAAACAAAATAAATTTTACGTTACCCGAAACAAATGAACTTATTTATATTTCGTGTAAAGAAACTCCTAATTTCAATTTAAAACTTTACAATACTAAAGGTAAAACAACAATTAATTACTTATTAAGCAGTAATACCTATACTATTAAAGGAGCGTCAATTAATGAAGGTTTAGCTGCTTTTGAAAATCATATGCAACCTTTAAATGATAAATTAGCACAATTAATTGAAAACAAACCACAAATTAAAAATCCTTCTCATTTAACTTTTGAAGAACGCTACGCATATACAAACCATCACAATTTAGTTGCTGCTGTTAAAGATGAAAAGGATATAGAAACGTTTAATTTTATAGTAAACAATAAAAATAACGACTATACAAATGTTTTAATTAAACAAAAATTAAAACATGTTTTTGAAGAAAAACTATATACACATTGGGGTAAATTGTATGCTGTTTTAAATGATGAACAAAAAAACAGTGAAGAAGGTAAAAAACTAGCACATTTTTTAAAAGCATATGAAGAAATAAAAATTGGTGCTAAAATTATAGATTTTGAACTTCCAGACACTAAAAATAAAACTAAAACACTATACAAAAATCTTGGTAAATATACAATTGTTGATTTTTGGGCATCGTGGTGTGCACCCTGTAATGAAGAATACCCTGTTTTAGTAAATCTGCATAAAAAATATAAAAGTAAAGGCTTAAAAATTGTCGGCGTTTCGTTAGACAATGATAAAGAGCAATGGATTAAAACCATTAAAAAAGAACAGCTAAAGTGGCTTCACCTTTCAAATTTAATTGGATGGGACGAACCTTTATTAAAAACATTTAAACTAACCAGCATTCCTTATACTATTATACTTAATGATAAAGGAGAAATTATTGCAAAGGGATTAAAAGGTGCCGATTTAGAAGCTACAATAGATGAACTATTTAAATAA